Part of the Synechococcus sp. MU1643 genome, TGCCGGTGAATCCATCGCAGACCACCACATCGAACTCGCCTGACAGCACATCACGGCCTTCGCAGTTGCCGGCGAAGTGGAGCCTGGATTCGTCCCGCAGCAATTCATGGGTCTTCAGGGAGAGCTCGTTCCCCTTGCACTCTTCCTCGCCAATATTCAGCAGCCCGATGCGTGGGCGTTTCACCTGCAGCACATCCCGGCTGTAGATGTTCCCCAGCAGGGCGAACTGGTGCAAATAGGTGGGTTTGCAGTCCATGTTGGCGCCCACATCGAGCACCAACACCGGCTGGCCTGGATCCTTGGTGGGGAATAGGGCACCGATGGCGGGTCGGTCGATGCCCTTCAGCCGTCCCAGCCGAAAAATCGCCGAGGCCATCACTGCACCGGAATTGCCGGCGGAGTACACCGCCGTGGCCTCGCCTTTCTTCACGAGGTCCATGGCCACATTGATGCTGGCGTCCCGTTTGCGCCGCACCGCCGTGGCCTCGTCATCCATGCCGATGGAGGGGCCACTGGCCACCAGGTCCAGATGTCCTGCTGCACGCGCACTCTCCAAGGCTTCGCGCAGGCCGAGGCTGTTGGCGGCGGCCATCACCCGTTCGATTTCCCCCACGAAGCGGATCTTCAGAGGCAGCCGGTCAATGGCGTCCAGGCATCCTTCCAGGATGGGTCCCGGTGCGTGGTCACCGCCCATGCCATCGACGGCCACCCAGAGACGCTCCGCATCGTTGATCTCATCGGTATCGGTTCCCCCCTGCAGCCAGCGCAGGGGATCGAACACCAGTGGTTGGAGCACGCTGCTGGCCACTGTGCCGGCTCCGGAGACAACGGTTCCCGCCACGTTGCCCGCCATCGAGCCCGCTGCCGTTGCGGAGCTGGCAGCGCCATCGACGATGGTTGTGACGGCGGCGTTGCGCCGATACCAAATCACCAGGCGACGGATCGCCCGAGGACGGTTGGTCTTGTGCCGCGGCTGAGGGGCCGGGGTGGGATCAGGAACCTTCGGAGGCAACGGAATCGACGATGCGCTGGAACAGGTAGCCGGTGCCCCGAGCCGTGAGGATCAACTCGGGATTGGCAGGATCATCCTCCAATTTGGAGCGAAGGCGAGAGATATGAACATCCACCACCCGGGTGTCCACGTGGCGCTCGGGGGTGTAACCCCAAACTTCCTTGAGGATCTCGCCGCGGTTGAACGGTTCACCGGAACGGCTCACCAGCAGTTCCAACAGGCTGAATTCCATCCCCGTTAGGCGGATGCGTTCATCGCCTCGAAACACCTGGCGTTTGTTGGTGTCGATGCGCAGGTCGCTTACCTGGATGACGCCGGAGTTGGGAATGCCCGCCACCTGCTCCTTCTCGACCCGGCGCAGCACGCAGCGGATGCGGGCTTCCAGCTCCTTCGGGCTAAAGGGCTTCACCACATAGTCATCGGCGCCGAGCTCAAGCCCGGTGATCCGGTCGGCCACGTCGCCGAGTGCCGTCAACATCACGATGGGAACGTCGGATTCCTTGCGCAACTCCTGGCAGACGCCATAGCCGTCCAGCTTTGGCATCATCACGTCCAGCACCACCAGGTCGGGCATGCAGGTGGGGAACAATTCCAGCGCCTCGGTTCCGTCGCAGGCAGTCACGACGTTGTACCCGATCATGGATAAACGGGTTTCCAGGATCCTTCGGATCGATGCCTCATCGTCGACCACGAGGATCGTTTCCTTGGTGGGAGCCGTGGCCGTCATGGGCACCGAGGCGTTAGTCACTTCTCGCCACAAATAAAAGGGCAGCCCCCTGATTCGTTCATTCAACGGCAACTTTCTTCACAGTTCGCAGTGCCCAAATCCACCGCTGTTTTCATCTGTCAGGTCTGTGGAGCCCGTGCCCGACAGTTTTTTGGACGTTGCCCGGAGTGCGGCAGCTGGAATTCGTTGGTCGAGCAATCCCAGCCTGCCGACGATGGCCGCCGCCGCCGCAGTGCCCCTGATCCGGAGGTGGCCGCTGCCCCGCGACGGTCCACGGCCATGGCCTCGCTGGAGGATCAGCCGCTGCAGCGTCTGGCGACCGGGTCGGCGGAATTTGACCGCGTCCTGGGTGGTGGTCTGGTTCCCGGTTCGCTGGTGCTCGTTGGAGGCGATCCGGGCATCGGCAAGAGCACATTGCTGCTGCAGAGCGCCTCAGCGATGGCGGCCGGTGCATCAGTGCTCTATGTGAGTGCTGAGGAATCAGCTCAGCAGGTGAAGCTGCGCTGGCAGCGGCTTGCAGGGGGAGCGTCGGAGCTGCAGTTGCTGGCCGAAACCGATCTGGAATTGGTGCTGGAGGAGCTGGAGGCACTGCGCCCCGCTGTGGCGATCATCGACAGCATTCAGGCGTTGCATGACGCCAACCTCACCAGTGCGCCGGGGTCGGTCGGTCAGGTGCGTGAATGTGCGGCCGCCCTGCAACGGCTGGCCAAACGTCAGAACATTTCTCTGCTTTTGGTGGGCCATGTCACCAAGGAAGGCATGTTGGCCGGCCCGAAGGTGTTGGAACACCTCGTGGATGCGGTGCTCACCTTTGAGGGGGATCGCTTCGCCAGTCATCGCCTGTTGCGGGCCGTCAAGAACCGATTCGGTGCCACCCATGAGTTGGGCTTGTTTGAAATGCAAAGCGGTGGCCTGGCCGAGGTGGGCAACCCCAGTGAGCTGTTCCTCAGTGATGCTCGCGCCTCCGGTGTTGCCACGATCGTGGCCTGTGAGGGCACGCGTTCATTGGTGGTGGATCTGCAGGCCTTGGTGAACGTCACCAGCTATGCCAGTCCGCGCCGCACGGCCACCGGGATCGGCACCAACCGTCTGCACCAGATCCTCGCGGTGCTGGAGAAGCACATGGGACTGCCGCTCTCCCGTTTCGACTGCTATCTCGCCGTTGCCGGTGGCCTTGAGGTGGAGGAACCGGCGGCGGATCTGGGAGTTGCTGCAGCGGTGGTGGCCAGCTTCAGAGATCTCACCCTGCCTGCGGGCACGGTGTTGATCGGCGAGCTCGGTTTGGGTGGGCAGTTGCGCCCTGTGGGTCAGCTGGAGCTTCGGCTCCAGGAAGCGGCCCGGCTGGGGTTCCAGCGTGCCGTCGTTCCCCGGGGCAGTGGCCTGGGCGATCTGGCCTCGGGTTTGGATCTGGCTCTTCTGGAGGCCGACAGCGTCACCGAGGCCCTGGTGCTGGCGCTTGGTGAGGCCGTGCAGCCCGACCAGGACTGATTCAGAAGTAAACGTCGACGTTGCTGCGGCCGGTGGACTTCAGCCAGTTCTCGATATCGAGATAACCGCCGGGATTGAGGCGCACGGCCTGGGTCCAGACGTCGGCGGCCTGGTCAAACCAGCGATCCGCTTCGTCCTGTTCACCGCCTTCCTCGGCGATGCGGCCCCGCTTCTCGTAGATCAGCCCCATGTTCTTCAGGCAGGAGGGCTGGTTCGGGTTTTCCTCGAGAGCCTTGCGGTAGGTCTCGATCGCCCGCTCCTCCTCGCCGTTGGACATGTAGATGATCGCCATGTTCTTGAGGGTTTCGCTCCGGTCGGTGGAGTTCTCCTCAAGCTTCAGGGCCTCCTCGTAGTTCTCCAGCGCTTCGGCGTAGTCACCATCGTTCTGGGCGGAGAGGCCATCGCGGTAATAGACGTAGGCCTCCTTGGATCGGGCATTGATCGGCAACAGCTTGACGATCAGGTCCGCCATCACCGTGAAGCTCTTGTCAATGAAGTTGTCGTTGCGGTTGCTGCGGGGCACGGCGCTCCGGCGGACGGACCCCCATCCTGACGGGACCGGAGCCCGACCTAGCCTGCTCGTAAAGATCCCTGTTGCGTAAACACCTGTGAGCCCTGCGGTTCAGACCGTCGTCCTGGATGTGGAAGGGATGAAATGCGGCGGTTGCGTCCGCGCTGTGGAAACCACCCTGCTGGATCAGCCCGGTGTGCAGCGCGCCGATGTGAATCTGGTGAGCCGTTCGGCCTGGCTCGATCTCACCGCCGGTGAGAGTGATGTAAGTGGTGTTCTGAAAGCCCTCGCAGACAGGGGCTTCCCAGCTAAGGAGCGCGCCTTGGATGACCCCATCGGTGCTGCTGCTGGCCAAGCGCTGCCGGGATGGTGGCAGCAATGGCGACAGTTGATGGTGGCTCTGGTGCTGCTTTTGCTGTCGGTGCTGGGGCATCTCAGCGAGGCAGGTCACCTCTCGCTTCCCCTGATTGGCAGCCTGCCTTTTCACGCCACGCTGGCAACGGTGGCTCTGCTGGGACCGGGCCGTCCGATCCTGATGGGTGGTGTTGCGGCGGCTCGAGCAGGGGCCCCCAGCATGGATTCCCTCGTG contains:
- the radA gene encoding DNA repair protein RadA: MPKSTAVFICQVCGARARQFFGRCPECGSWNSLVEQSQPADDGRRRRSAPDPEVAAAPRRSTAMASLEDQPLQRLATGSAEFDRVLGGGLVPGSLVLVGGDPGIGKSTLLLQSASAMAAGASVLYVSAEESAQQVKLRWQRLAGGASELQLLAETDLELVLEELEALRPAVAIIDSIQALHDANLTSAPGSVGQVRECAAALQRLAKRQNISLLLVGHVTKEGMLAGPKVLEHLVDAVLTFEGDRFASHRLLRAVKNRFGATHELGLFEMQSGGLAEVGNPSELFLSDARASGVATIVACEGTRSLVVDLQALVNVTSYASPRRTATGIGTNRLHQILAVLEKHMGLPLSRFDCYLAVAGGLEVEEPAADLGVAAAVVASFRDLTLPAGTVLIGELGLGGQLRPVGQLELRLQEAARLGFQRAVVPRGSGLGDLASGLDLALLEADSVTEALVLALGEAVQPDQD
- a CDS encoding photosystem I assembly protein Ycf3, with the protein product MPRSNRNDNFIDKSFTVMADLIVKLLPINARSKEAYVYYRDGLSAQNDGDYAEALENYEEALKLEENSTDRSETLKNMAIIYMSNGEEERAIETYRKALEENPNQPSCLKNMGLIYEKRGRIAEEGGEQDEADRWFDQAADVWTQAVRLNPGGYLDIENWLKSTGRSNVDVYF
- the plsX gene encoding phosphate acyltransferase PlsX, producing the protein MPPKVPDPTPAPQPRHKTNRPRAIRRLVIWYRRNAAVTTIVDGAASSATAAGSMAGNVAGTVVSGAGTVASSVLQPLVFDPLRWLQGGTDTDEINDAERLWVAVDGMGGDHAPGPILEGCLDAIDRLPLKIRFVGEIERVMAAANSLGLREALESARAAGHLDLVASGPSIGMDDEATAVRRKRDASINVAMDLVKKGEATAVYSAGNSGAVMASAIFRLGRLKGIDRPAIGALFPTKDPGQPVLVLDVGANMDCKPTYLHQFALLGNIYSRDVLQVKRPRIGLLNIGEEECKGNELSLKTHELLRDESRLHFAGNCEGRDVLSGEFDVVVCDGFTGNVLLKFLESVGSVLLGVLRAELPRGRRGKVGSAFLRSNLKRIKKRLDHAEHGGALLLGVNGISVIGHGSSKALSVVSALRIAHSAASHGVMEDLATLQQGCD
- the rpaB gene encoding response regulator transcription factor RpaB codes for the protein MTATAPTKETILVVDDEASIRRILETRLSMIGYNVVTACDGTEALELFPTCMPDLVVLDVMMPKLDGYGVCQELRKESDVPIVMLTALGDVADRITGLELGADDYVVKPFSPKELEARIRCVLRRVEKEQVAGIPNSGVIQVSDLRIDTNKRQVFRGDERIRLTGMEFSLLELLVSRSGEPFNRGEILKEVWGYTPERHVDTRVVDVHISRLRSKLEDDPANPELILTARGTGYLFQRIVDSVASEGS